Within the Pangasianodon hypophthalmus isolate fPanHyp1 chromosome 19, fPanHyp1.pri, whole genome shotgun sequence genome, the region ATATCATTCGGTCATTCCATGATGAGATGGTGACAGTAGGAGGTCAAGATTAGACCCTTTCCCTGTCAGCACAGGAATAAGGGGTGAATGTGTGCTGGCACCTGTTCTCAACCAGTTCCCCACTGTTCTTCAAAATCCTCCTCTTATGTGTCACCCATCTTCTCCATGAGGAGCTCGAGGACAGCAGTGGTGTTACAGTCCGGAGAGCAGGTCCTACAGCTACAGTGTGCTGATGACTGTGCTCTTTTGCCTCACACGCCCCAGGACCTTTAATCCATCTTTGCTACAGTTTGGGGCTCTCTGTTAACACTGCAAAAACAGAGGTGATCTGCCAGAGAAGCTCtggaacaccacacacactgccagtgATTAAAATTAACCAAAAACTACTTGCAATAGCTCCTTCTTTGAAATACCTGGGCAGTGTCCTCTCCGAGGCCTGCAGTATCAAGAATCAAATACATAACTGGGTTAATCAAGCATCAGCTGCTTTTTGGAGACTTTGCCTTCAGGTCTTTCAGAATAAAAATCTTTACCTACACACCATGGTTGCTGTTTACCAAGCTGTCTGTGGACACCTATGGGCATCATATAAATTCCCTTGAGCACTTCCACATAGGATGCCTTCAGTGTATCTTGGGAATCACCTGGCAGAATCATGTGCCTCATACTGAGACTCTTGCAAAGAACAAGTGCAGAAGCATTGAGGCCATGATTACCCAACACCATCTACGCTGGGTAGGTCGTGTTATCAGGATGCCCTGCAACCGACTACCCTGCAGAGTGCCTTAcaatcattacattacattatggTCGATGCTTCACTAATTGAAGTGTAAGATAAGTGCTGAGAACCTGGAGGACGCTGCTGCTAACTGTAACACCTGACCACAGCTTACCCTTGAAGAGACTCACATGCTGGAGGAGGACAGGGCTGCTAGAAGACAGCATAAGCAATCCATAAAGAACACAGAAGGATGCTGTTACAGGATCATGCCCCACCTGTAACAGAACCTGTGGTTCCAGAATTGGACTCTTTAGCCATTTCAGAACTCACCATTAGAAGACAGAAGTGGGCTTCATCATCAGATTACGATGGACAACAAGCAATCAAGCaagcgtgtgcgtgtgcatgtgcgtgcatGTTCACTTTAAGAAAGAGGATAAAAGCtctctgtgtgtaatgtgtaatggaTCCTGATCAATATTAACCTGATTACAGAAGGCTTTCAGACTCACAGAAccttctacacagaaccttcattatgttttgcACAAAACCTTCAAAACtaattttacttattattacaGACTACACGCAGTGGTAATTAGTGTTCTCTTGATGACTAAGACCTTTTAACCAATCAGGGCACAATGCAGTGCCATTCCATTAATGAAGAGTGATGAAATCTTGTtagaagaataataaaaaaaaatgtggtggtTTTTATTCAATAGTGATATAAAACAGTTCAATAAGACTCGTATCTGTGCAACTCGTGTTTCAGTGTGGCTGGTGAGAGAAGGTCACATGGTAATACAAGACGTTTATCTGAATAAATTTGTCTAAATATAATGCAGTAACCTTGCTGGTTGTGTTAACGGACACAGACAGGACATTCGATCAGATTCATTGTGTCAAACAGCACTGAGCTTGGATGACTTTGAGGAAAAATTGGGGGGGAAATGCAGCTTTGTTTATCCCTCTggtattacagaaataaatatcagAATGTCTACAGCTGGAGGTTCTCCACAGACCCAAATaatacaaagaaagaatttgATAAGTGCTTATTAGGGCTGTTGATCATGTTGATCATCACTGTGCCCTCCTTCCAAAGGCTCCATCATTTACCATGATAATATTATACGGTTCCTCGGGAGAGGTTGAAAATGAACAGACATTTGGAACACACTTGAGCATCTTTTTAGCTGCTGatttctggattgtgattggtcagaaggtgttggttaattttctgacatcatcaggacagagaagtttacgcATTGTAGTTTTgtggtaacatgataagctgcgtTTTTGCTCATTAAccttaagagagaaaaaaagaaaggctggtgacaACGTCAATTCtacaacataaaatataactataaacgtAGAacaaaagtatgatgtgtcattgttttatttcttatgtgaTGCAATTTTCAGGTGTTTCTGGGGGCATAGTGGCAAGgttcatattgatttttttttaaataaacccttttggtttaagccacacccacttttggtttaaatatgaatatgaatacagatagAGATAGTGTCACTGCTTCATACCCCTAGTATATAATAACTATTAAACGTGGTGTAAATTTGTTGTTATCCTGTTGGAAAATGCTATAAGCAGATATCACACTCAAAAATGTAAAAGCCGCTAGCCAAATAAAAACTAGATACCTAAAATACAATACTGAAATTACACATTCACCCCTTATCCCCACCCCTGACTGtcgctctctcgctccctctctcattTGGCTGAAAAAagaacatgaattttttttgccaacaagtgttaccatggcaaccccACTGTGCTGTGTCGAGCCTCATGCCAGACCACTATGCTCAaggaccgtgtgtgtgtgtgtgtgtgtgtctgtgtgtgtgtcctctttCATCTGAAGAGAAGTCTGTGCTGAAGGCATTTCacagagacgtgtgtgtgtgtgtgtgtgtgtgtgtgtgtgggttcagAGGTATCAGAGGGGGCGCAGAGGGACTGTTGGCTTGTcactaaaatgtatttgtattttgtcaCATCCACAAAGATAACCAGTGACAAGCACCATGGGAACAGGGCGGTAAGCAACAAGGAGACATGACAAGGAACAGGGTGACAAGTGAAAGGACAACAATTGACAGGACAAGAAGTAAGAGGGCAACAAGCAACAGGGCAAGAAGCCATATGGTGACAGGGTGACAACTGACATGACAGTAAGTCACAGGACAACAAGTGACAGGGCAACAAGCAACAGGGCAGTAAGTGACAGGGCAACAAGCAACAGGGCAACAAGCAACAAGGCAGTAAGTGACAGGGCAACAAGCAACAGGGCAACAAGCAACAGGGCAGTAAGTGACAGGGCAATAAGCAACAGGGCAGTAAGTGACAGGGCAACAAGCAACAAGGCAGTAAGTGACAGGGCAACAAGCAACAGGGCAGTAAGTGACAGGGCAACAAGCAACAAGGCAGTAAGTGACAGGGCAACAAGCAACAGGGCAGTAAGTGACAGGGCAACAAGCAACAGGGCAGTAAGTGACAGGGCAACAAGCAACAGGGCAGTAAGTGACAGGGCAACAAGCAACAAGGCAGTAAGTGACAGGGCAACAAGCAACAGGGCAGTAAGTGACAGGGCAACAAGCAACAGGGCAGTAAGTGACAGGGCAACAAGCAACAGGGCAGTAAGTGACAGGGCAACAAGCAACAGGGCAGTAAGTGACAGGGCAACAAGCAACAGGGCAGTAAGTGACAGGGCAATAAGCAACAGGGCAGTAAGTGACAGGGCAACAAGCAACAGGGCAGTAAGTGACAGGGCAACAAGCAACAAGGCAGTAAGTGACAGGGCAACAAGCAACAGGGCAGTAAGTGACAGGGCAACAAGCAACAAGGCAGTAAGTGACAGGGCAACAAGCAACAGGGCAGTAAGTGACAGGGCAACAAGCAACAAGGCAGTAAGTGACAGGGCAACAAGCAACAGGGCAGTAAGTGACAGGGCAACAAGCAACAGGGCAGTAAGTGACAGGGCAATAAGCAACAGGGCAGTAAGTGACAGGGCAACAAGCAACAAGGCAGTAAGTGACAGGGCAACAAGCAACAGGGCAGTAAGTGACAGGGCAACAAGCAACAGGGCAGTAAGTGACAGGGCAACAAGCAACAAGGCAACAAGTGACAGGGATATAAGCAACAGGGCAACAAGGCAAGAAGCCATATGGTGACAGGGTATCAAGTGCCACAAACAAGCAGGTTGCAAGCAACACCATATCAAGAAAGATGGTAACAATGGAAGGGCAGTAACTGACAAGCAACAAGACAAGAAGCCACATGGTGACAGGGCAATAAGTGACAGGGCAACAAGCAACAGGGTGATAAGCCACATAGTGACAGGCTGACAAGCAGCAGGGCAACAAGCGACAGTGTAACATGCAAAAGGGCAATGAGTGACAAGCAACAGGCAACATGAGATTAAGATGACGTTAGGATGACGTTAGGATGACGTTAGGATGAATGGGCAACAAGTCACTGTAACAAGAGACAAGGTGACATGGCAACAATTTACAACCGAACATAGCAATAACCACAGGGTGACAGCGCCGATATTTCTATATAACTTAACATGGTCACATGATATTAAAGAATACCAGCTCTAtgattttattgttaattatctaaaaaaaaaaaaaatgttttttttcttagaccTTATTCTGAGGCCCTGATACTGATTAGAAAACCTGATGCATTTGATGACAGCATCAACACAAACAAGAAGTCAAGGATGTGTGAAACACAAGGTCGTACGCATCTTTTCTCTCGGAGAGATCCTTGACAAAATGTGTTCTATGGATGTGGATGTGAAACTAATAGACCTGAtgcttctcttgattgtagagATAAAGCAGTGCTGTCTAAAGCAGAACCTTTTAGGCTCCAGAGTGGCGCATGTGTTATCTACGTGGTATTAACTATGACATGGAGTCTAAAACAGCACAACTGGCTCTGCTGTCAGTGTGGGAAGGatagtgtttctctctctacccTGTTTGAGCGATGCTAGCCAACTATAAGCATCTGAGAGGTTTGTTTATACAGAACAGGGCAGTTAGTACCCACCCCTGTAACCAGAGGCATTTGCAGTTGGGTTTCTTTAGGACCACCACACTCTTCAGACATTATCAGAAGGATATTGCTGTCACATCCTGGTGAAAGATTGGTACCTCAGCAGCCATGGCCCCacttagttgtttttttaatcctcctTGAATTGAGGTTAATTCCAGTTACCTCCCTCCCTATCATTCTCCAGGTCACAGAGGAGCATTATATCCAGGTTTTCTGGCAGTAAACTTCCAGAGGTTATGAAGATGGTCCAAATTGACTTCTATAGCATGGAAAGCATTCACAGACAATCTGTAATAATGGTAAGCTTAATGGTGTCATCAACAGTGAAAGAGTGGTTCACTTAGCATGTGAAATCAGCCAATCtaatcatttatattaaagtaTTCTTTAGTTGGGCTAGTGTGTGGTGTGATACATGAactttttatacatattttggGACGTTAGCCCTGCACCAAATTGGagcatttaaatgttaaaatcttCCAACTTGTCATgccccatttaaaaaaaaaattatttatcttttttgtattttgtttttctcacactACTCATCTCACTGAAGGTGTCTTCACTATTTCACTTAATTAACagtgaacagagagagaatgaaatgcAAGGCACCCCAAGGTGAGATCTTTGAGGTGATAAGTGTCACCAACAagcaaaaaacaagaaatagaatgagaactttttaaaataaaaagcaaaaactgaCAGTATACAATGGTGTGAGAACAGgatattttgaaacattttggtTTGATAGTGGATTTCTATGTTAAGTAATAGTGTTCAATAATAAGAACAAGAcaatctatctgtctgtctgtatctgtcatGTGATCTGACTACAGGATGTTTATCTGAAGGTGACGGCTCCTTAAATAGCTATTTGGAGaagatgagtaaaaaaaaaaaaaaaacactgactgtcATTTGAGGACAGTCAAATAtccagaaaacagaaagaaatttaGAGATCATCCTGGAAACTTCATTtggtagttttatttttatttttttctaaaaaggCACTCACTACATTGAAAGTAATGTTTGCACAAGTCTATTATGCACAATTTCATtgcacaatttttaaaatgtttatatattttttaaaacggAGGACTTTCAGCGTTTAACATGATAAACTCGTCACGTTTATAAACGCTCATTTTCAGAAGCACGTAGCAGTACACTCAATACCATACCATAATATATTAGCACAAAAGGCATGCTTTTAGTTTCCATgtctttaaattcttttttgtttgttttaaaatgctttgaacatttttaaaatcttcatAGCATCATCTTCATGACAAACATTAAGTCCTTTTTGCTGCATTCACACTAGACTACTGCGAACAAGAAGAGAAGAGCACGTCGGGTGTGTAAAGCTCAGCAACAAGCACATGTGCGAAGGATTGCGATAGTGAGGTATTGCGTAGGCATGTGCCATTAATCGGCTACACGATACATCAtgatattcaacacacacaatattgttAGCGTGGACAAAATAATCATCATTCCTCTGCATTCCATTCTTCATGGAGAACTAGCCATTCTGGACAGAACCTGACAGAACATCGTGATATAATATCGGAAACCATGATTAACTTGGATGAGGCGACTGGAACATTGCCACATGCCTAGTTATGCAAGGGAATCGTAGTTTTAATACAATCTCTTAGacaacatacatacacacatcagacacacccacatatactgtatttttacacacagaAGGCATGTTGTACGACAGCATCACTGTttagcaaaataaattaaaacacaaaaagccTTTCAGCTTGGAAAAGTGCTCAGTGTGATGAGGATGTGTTTACACCAAAACGTGAAGTGATAGTTCAGCCAAAACTGAAATGTTCACGATGTTCACTTTACCACAAATgatttgtgtgtgcagttttgcgCTGGAGCTAcgatgctaatgtagctaacatgtAATAGAAGTATATAGCCACCAGGTTAACGTTGTGAGTATGTTGGAGTAAAGGGGACACTGTGAACATTTCATCTTTGGCCATTCTTTTACCGACTACAAAGTGCATCATCGATCCTGATCTGATACGTTTTTTGACACTATGGCTTCAATTCCGCTCCTTTGTCAAACACATGTGCAATGAATGGTGacaacatacatacacacatagtgACATAGTTGGAGTGTAAATACAGCGTACAGTAAGGTGCAAAAGTCTGAGTGGACTCGTTTTATATTCATCAGTCATTGAACACAAAGTTACTCTTATTACcctaaagctgattatttttgtgttttattcctcttacaccacagagatttactatttcttatttattaaagaacatcataatttttttaaaatacatttttagttacacttaatgttgtggaacgttagTTCCtttttctcacttacgttacagcagctacaaacTGCGGTTCCCTccccagtctctcttttttctctctcttgaagttaataaaccaaaaaactgcaccactgtcagtgctgctgttatagaaattcatcaacaacttctgaccaatcacaatccagaatccaacagcactgtggtgtaagacaaggaaacagttttgcactcagacATTTGCTCCTGACTGGATGTACCGTGATGTAGGATGGACTACAAGCCCTGAGATCTCATTGGTTATGAAAATGaacagcatgtgtgtttttatagacGACAATAAAAATCCAAGATCATGCACATATATCATTTGGTTCAAAATTTCAGAACTTCATCCAATTTTCAATGCTACCTTTGGACAATATAAGTTTTTAAGGAATATACATtaggcatgtgccgataatCAGTTAtgttatatatagttatatatccTGCATATTCTCTCTACGCTCCATTCACCTTTAGTGAGATATAAAGTTCAGACCTTCCAACTTTTACACATCTTGTGTCGAAGCTCCGGATTTTAACGCTGGCACACACTGCTACAatttatcactcaaaaatacagcaaaacatttatttaaaaataaaacaataaaagcagCACATGAGCCAGCCATcctatgaatctggaatgattgacagatgTGTAAGtattttgaactctctgatcccctggaagccccgccccttccctTATTTCACATTAGTAATATTTTGGCCAGTGTTGTCATCTTAATTtgattttcctgcttgaaagaTGGGCTGATTCATATGGATGACTAAttctggtgtaaaaaaaaattagaagcaGAAGGTAGTGAATAATTCTGTTTTGAAAAGTCTGAGAAATATGGGATAAGTTTAAGATTGTATTCCAGTTAGAAGCTAGTTCCCTATGCTAGATAGGCAACAGTGTTTCTTAAATTAAGTTTGTTCCTTTCAGAAAGCAGCCACTTGTTATGGCCAAGTTTTAGTGCCACATCTCAGATGTCCTTCTTGCTGTAGACAATCCCATAAATCTTTTCATAGCACAACATCAACAAAAACGTTTCAGCAAACATGTTGGACCAAGCAGTCGTTTACAAATGTATGTGAAGTTgggtttatttgtgtttgtacatTGCTAAAAGCCATTCTGTGGTCAGAATTATTACTTAATGTAACATAACCTCACCATTTATACAGTGTGTAGCTTGCTTCGCAGATAACTTGATGTGCACTAACCAGCTAGCTACGTTATTGAGTGAAAAGTAGCCTGGTTGTGTATAGCATCAGAAAAATAGGTGCCGCTAGTCCTAGATCTGTCTTCACATAATCCAGTAAACTAGCAAGTGACCAGCAGCATACTGAAAGTGATGTACGACATGACGATGTGACACACGATAAGGCTGCTTTTCAGTTAAAATGCTGCCAAAGAGACTGAGACCTTCAACCAATGTGACTACTAAAGAAGCTGCCAGAACGGAACATATCTAATATTTAATACCCTGACAACATCCTTAACCATGATAAAaccataatttaaaattttatatcagCACATGCCTGATGTATATCATGGATTTTCTTTCTGATGAATTAAatagatttctttctttatctccgtctgcattttgaatttattattttcatatcttCAAGTCCATTGAGGGAAGAGCTCAGTATCAACATTCAGTCTTTCAGGCCAGTAAATGTCACTTTAATTCGCTACAGTTCGCTTGTTGAAACTTTGCTAGGATcctttttcagaaactgttttgcttttaatgGTCTGTCAggtgatattttttaatcaagttATCAGGACACAGTGAAAAGTTTCACCAACATTAAAATGGGATGTTACAATTTTCCCATCAGCATCAATGAGAAATAAGGCACTTTTATGTTTCAAGAAAGATGATTTCTCCATCTAGGCGTCCATTTCTATGTGAAACTCctcaagttttttttccttctctttttcttctttttcttcttcttcttctacttcttcttcttcttttcctcctcctcctcctcctcctccttcttcttctttttcttcctcttcttcttcttcttcttctttggtcTTTGCTGGCACCATCACAAATCCGTTCTGTGATTTCGGGCTCTCGACGAACAATGGTAGATCCGACAAACTGGTGTTGACCTCCTTCTCCAactcttcctcctccatctctttcttctcctcactGCCGGTTTTCCGTCCGTCTCCTGGGATGTTCTTCTTCAGCTCCTTGTTCTTGGCCCGTTTGGCCAGTTTACTGACAGAGCCGAATCGGTTAAAGATGTTGTCGTTTAGCTTTGCATTGATGCTCTCCTGCGATGAAGTCTTGAAGTTAGTTGCTGCATCCAGAATGTTGAAATTTGCGACTCGTCGCTCAATTGGATGAGATAAGATATCGAGCGATTGAGCGCGCTGGTCCAAGCCAAGCTGACGACGCTCCATGTTGCGGATCGTAGCGGCACGTTGCAGTTTATCGTGAACCTCCACACTAAGGCGACGCCTGGTTTCTCTGAATTCGGCCCGAACATTTGCTTTCCACTCAGCAGCATGAGCTTTGAACTCGCCAACCTGAGAAGACAGATAAACACTTTGTAAACTTTATGAAAGCTTTATAGGCTTAGTtaaatttctcatttctcttcatcttttatttatattaacagGAAGATGCTCGAACAAGGGGAGTGTTTTTGGGGATCCATTTCTATCAGTATTGTTTATACTGATCAGAAATGAGATGAAACAAAGGATTTTAGAACAAATGTTAAAGTCTCATTGCTGTGAAATCTAAACACTGCTTTGTATGAAGAAAAACAATGGATCTTGATTATCAAATTGGATACAATAGCTGGCAGGAACATTAACACAAGAAATGTTGTGTggatgaaaatccagttagtccGGAAGAATGATGGTACCTAATGACTTTGCGTAGATTTCCATATAAGTGGATTTCCATGTAAGTTTCaaattgtataattgttgaCTGTAATTTTACATACAGATTACAGTGTCAACTtcaaatcacttatttatttcaattacatgccaatttaatgaacattttgttaaACATTGATCATTGCTTCATATTGATGACCTGAAAGAACAAcattccaaaacaaatccataaattaagacaaataagactagtcCCTCAATCAGGGCAAAATGATGTAcccttatataatatataataatggtGCCCTTTAAAAGGAGGAAGAATTAGTGTGTGTCtaaggataagatgaaaccacagttacaagtttttaatttcattttttcaacaaACAGTAAATGGAAACTCATTGCAGGTAAGAACAAAAGTCGTTAGTGGGCaactgaagaaacatcagaCTATATGAACCACAGGAATGGTGTGGGGAATCATTTGAGGCAAttgtttgtaaaatgttaacCTAGTAAATGTTGACCTGCCACCCAACATTAAGTCCAGGAAGCAACAGGAAGTGTGAGAGGCAACCAGGGATTCCTCTATTCTACCCAGTAAATTgttataaaatctaaataaataacttgATGGAATTTTACATTTGGTTAAAAAAGATTGGTAGCATTCTTCAACTTTTTCTGAACATACTGAAATGCATCATTTTTGAcccaaacaagaacaaaaatacagatttcttACCTcctcttttgtctttttggACAAGACTCTTAGCCAGTCTCCGATCATACTCAGTACAGCAGCGAAGTACGCCAGACCAACCAGGATCCAGAACCAAACCAGTGGCTTGTACCAGTTATAatattctttttctctgtttcctcCTGCAAAATCCATCAGTGTGATACATTAGTCTGAGAACTAATGTAAGGACAAAAGATTGTATTTTTATTGGCTGAAAATAGTAAGGACAGATAGCATAATGCATGAGGGAATCGATATCAGGTCCAGTCAGATATAAATAATGGTTTTCTGACTAATAAAAATCAACTGAATAAAATACCAGGCGTGTATCAGCAGAGTAAATGTCCCCAACAGAGACTTGTGCTACAGTGGCAATAAATTAACTGTCAAATCTCATTACCACCACAAAGTGTCCAATAATCGTGGCATTAGTTaccctgaagtggtttatttcaGTTTGGAAACATAAGTAAAGCAAAATCAATATGAGATCAAGTGTATATCAGTCCTGACTGATGGCATTATAAAGTACTGCAACACCTGATACATATTCCATAATCCATTAGTAATGACTGATTCAGATCCATCATGGTGTATAAATTTGTGACTAACATTTATTCTGCTCATGCTATTATCTCAAGCAAAGGATATTTAGGATACTACATCAAAGtgttttttgattattttttttttacataagaaTTGAACTTCTTTTCCTTCTGCAGCTCCTATTAACCTGCGGATTACCTCAGGACTCCTTTTTAGCCCAATCCTATGCCTTTGATATGCGTGCATTACAAGAAATAATGAGAATAATCAACACTAACAAGATTTTACAAGGAACAGGGAGTATTGTATTTTGAACAGGGAGTATTGTATTTTGAACAGGGAGTATTGTATTTTGAACAGGGAGTATTGTATTTTGAACAGGGAGTATTGtattttgatagacttcaaagcactattgtaagtcgctctggataagggcgtctgccaaatgccataaatgtaacagGGAGTAATAATGATCTGGGGGCGTGGCTAAAGTAGAGCTGGAGCAAGAGGAAAATGGGAAGTAAACAGCCAATCTTTTTTAGCATTtgataaaaattgtattttaatgtaactgGTGAAATAAAAGCAGTCTGAATATTCTGTAATACCTGCGACGTAGTCCCCAATGCCAACAGTCGTTAGTGTgataacaacaaaataaatcGCATCGAGCGCCGTCCATTCTTCAATTTCTTTGAAAATAACTGCAGGAATTGTGACGAAGACGATGCAGCCGGCGAGGATGAAGAGTAACGTTGAGGCCACACGGATTTTCATCTGGCTGATTTGATTATTCTTGTTCTagtggcagagagaaaaaacttaTTAGTATAGACGTTAATGTGtagttcctctctctctctctctctctctctcgttctcacACAGAGgtcatgaatattcatatgAGCAAAtagctgtaactataacagtataaataaaacatcagtcAGAATTTCAGCTCCAAGTCTGGGTAGAAAGTTTGTCCTGGGTAATTAGacatataaatctaaatctacagcTGTATAGAACTTTAGTTAAATCACAGAATGAAAGATAAAAATGTTGTACATGTTGTTCaactcatcagctgaaacttaatcccagcaaaactgaactgctgttcatcccaggtgattcatccccatctcaggatcttgcgatctccctggacaactctctgatctcgccttcggttactgcacgcaaccttggggtaaccatggacaatcaactgtccttctcctctcacattgctaatctgacacgctcatgtggatttctcctttataacatcagaaggattcacACAGGTGTTTGTTCAGTCCCTTgccatttcaagactggactactgcgactctctcctggcagctctgcctctgagcgccattcgccTTCAAGCCTTCAAAcgatgtctaaagacttacctcttcctaaagtacttaagttagtacttacaaaaccaaaaaaaagtactgtctgagcgtttgtgacctagcgagccagtatcagagtgtatttttgatagacttcaaagcacttttgtaagtcgctctggaaaagggcatctgccaaatgccataaatgtaaatgttgtacATTGTGACATAGTTTATCAGTAACACAATCTGACAACAGGAAACATGATCTCTTCTCAGAGATTGGACATCTTCTGTAAGTACAAGTACAGttattttacagattaaattttttttaaaaaaataaaattaaaaatatataaaaaaaattactgacttGACGGATTCAGACAAAAATCTGTGAGATGCTCTAGAAGTCACTAGTAAAGACTATATAAGCTGTCATGTACAGAGGGAGGAATAAAACCTGAAGGTTAGAATGTGAAACATAAAGCATTTTATAGGCACTAAATTCCTGGCTAATCTGTGCTGCTGCGGTTTAGCGTGATGTCATCTCGATTGCTATGTAACACCACTCATCTATCATCCTAACACACTTCACCCAAGACGATAAAG harbors:
- the kcnk10a gene encoding potassium channel subfamily K member 10a: MKFPAENQRKPSSSWSPPPVAVQTNLVPPKKVQPGMLQSSLVQASVATMQNPMGCSLPRLSVSRPASMVASMEAGADGSALLSVMKWKTVLAVFVVVVIYLVAGGLAFRALEQPFEKNQKDTITAEKAAFLQKHPCVTPDELEILIKHSIDAFSAGVSPIGDTTYNFSYWDLGSAFFFAGTVITTIGYGNIAPSTEGGKTFCILYAIFGIPLFGFLLAGVGDQLGTIFVKTIAKVEKMFRNKNNQISQMKIRVASTLLFILAGCIVFVTIPAVIFKEIEEWTALDAIYFVVITLTTVGIGDYVAGGNREKEYYNWYKPLVWFWILVGLAYFAAVLSMIGDWLRVLSKKTKEEVGEFKAHAAEWKANVRAEFRETRRRLSVEVHDKLQRAATIRNMERRQLGLDQRAQSLDILSHPIERRVANFNILDAATNFKTSSQESINAKLNDNIFNRFGSVSKLAKRAKNKELKKNIPGDGRKTGSEEKKEMEEEELEKEVNTSLSDLPLFVESPKSQNGFVMVPAKTKEEEEEEEEEKEEEGGGGGGGGKEEEEVEEEEEKEEKEKEKKLEEFHIEMDA